A single region of the Halarcobacter mediterraneus genome encodes:
- a CDS encoding ABC transporter ATP-binding protein, giving the protein MFFLILGVAYLKPVLAISTLANSIFITYEAVNEIDNILEEEEKLKDTEKKEDFENYNIEYENVSFAYGEKKVLENINLKLNQGEITAFVGLSGAGKSTCAELLARFYELKEGSIKIGNTDIKEVSYSFLMNKISFVFQDNFMFSDTIFENIAMGKEFSLEEVIKAAKLAQAHGFISKLKDGYETIYSKSIALSGGQIQRIQLARVFLKDSPIIILDEATSFFDAKNEYKIQKALTELVKNKTVLLIAHKLSSIQNVHKIVVFNETKVESIGTHEDLIKNSNIYKLMWESYIKTKNFGLKGEY; this is encoded by the coding sequence TTGTTTTTTTTAATTCTTGGTGTCGCTTATTTAAAACCAGTTTTAGCAATTTCAACTTTAGCAAATAGTATATTTATAACTTATGAAGCTGTAAATGAAATAGATAATATTTTAGAAGAAGAGGAAAAATTAAAAGATACAGAAAAAAAAGAAGATTTTGAAAATTATAATATAGAGTATGAAAATGTAAGTTTTGCTTATGGTGAAAAAAAAGTTTTAGAAAATATTAATTTAAAACTTAATCAAGGAGAAATAACTGCTTTTGTTGGCTTAAGTGGAGCAGGCAAAAGTACTTGTGCAGAGCTTTTGGCAAGGTTTTACGAGCTTAAAGAAGGTTCTATAAAAATAGGAAATACAGATATTAAAGAAGTATCTTACTCTTTTTTAATGAATAAGATTTCTTTTGTTTTCCAAGATAATTTTATGTTCAGTGATACTATTTTTGAAAATATTGCAATGGGTAAAGAATTCTCTTTAGAAGAAGTAATAAAAGCAGCAAAACTTGCTCAAGCTCATGGGTTTATTAGCAAATTAAAAGATGGTTATGAAACTATTTATTCTAAAAGTATTGCATTAAGTGGAGGACAAATTCAAAGAATACAATTGGCAAGAGTTTTTCTTAAAGATTCACCAATAATTATTCTTGATGAAGCAACTTCTTTTTTTGATGCTAAAAATGAATATAAAATACAAAAAGCATTAACAGAACTTGTTAAAAACAAAACAGTACTTTTAATTGCACATAAACTTTCTAGTATACAAAATGTTCATAAGATAGTAGTTTTTAATGAGACCAAAGTAGAAAGTATAGGAACACATGAAGATTTAATAAAAAATTCTAATATTTATAAACTTATGTGGGAAAGTTACATAAAAACAAAAAATTTTGGTTTAAAAGGAGAGTATTAA
- a CDS encoding ABC transporter ATP-binding protein, translated as MNFIKNILFVIGDLKKEFFKVLSFHLIHSFLISSSSGILVAVLWELLKPTPDKKFIYILIILLAVFLIVQLFISSLSYKKSSKFTFLVSQELRMKLGIHIYKLSLGSLKEKHSSYYSSCLLQDVRIFENFFSHSIPNIISGVFSVFFILIFLYFLDYRLAFILTLGIFLIVPFIYFANLIVMYFGKKHIEAKEEMSRHFLEYCEGMKYLKSFNYIHKKYIDLEKILKDFKSKSFKLEMFPGPLILLSFIFCELAFLFMILYALKYFEDKTLSITFLMSFLIIGYRLLEPIKVFLVDFLELKYMNNAIIRIKELLELQTIKVRKSNKEIKNYEISFENVSFSYKNKEVLKNISLTFPCNNISALVGLSGEGKTTILSLIARFWDIDKGEIKIGGKNIKEIPLESLYSSISQVFQEVYLFDDTIYNNIKIAKENATEKEIVEACKKANCLQFIEKLEKGFETKVGEKGVNLSGGEKQRISIARAFLKDAPILLLDEATSSLDSINEYFIQESIYKLTKNKTVIIIAHKLKILKGIENIYVLHNKELVQRGSFEVLSKSEGLFKELLSYQDRSLNWEIS; from the coding sequence ATGAATTTTATAAAAAATATACTATTTGTAATAGGGGATTTAAAAAAAGAGTTTTTTAAAGTACTTTCTTTTCATTTAATACACTCTTTTCTTATTTCTTCATCAAGTGGAATTTTAGTTGCTGTTTTATGGGAACTTTTAAAACCAACACCTGATAAAAAGTTTATTTATATTTTAATAATTTTATTAGCAGTTTTTTTAATTGTCCAACTTTTTATTTCTTCTTTAAGTTATAAGAAAAGTTCTAAATTTACTTTTTTAGTTTCTCAAGAATTGAGAATGAAGTTAGGAATTCATATATATAAACTCTCTTTAGGTTCTTTAAAAGAAAAACATAGTTCTTATTATTCTTCTTGTTTACTTCAAGATGTTAGAATTTTTGAAAATTTCTTTTCTCATAGTATTCCAAATATTATAAGTGGAGTTTTTTCAGTTTTTTTTATCTTGATCTTTTTATATTTCTTAGATTATAGATTAGCTTTTATCTTAACTTTAGGAATATTTTTAATAGTACCTTTTATATATTTTGCAAATTTAATAGTTATGTATTTTGGAAAAAAACATATAGAAGCTAAAGAAGAAATGTCCCGACATTTTTTAGAGTATTGTGAAGGAATGAAATATTTAAAAAGTTTTAATTATATACATAAAAAATATATAGATTTAGAAAAAATATTAAAAGATTTTAAATCAAAATCTTTTAAACTAGAAATGTTCCCTGGACCTTTGATTTTATTATCTTTTATTTTTTGTGAGTTGGCATTTTTATTTATGATATTGTATGCTTTAAAGTATTTTGAGGATAAGACATTAAGTATAACTTTTTTAATGTCTTTTTTGATAATAGGATATAGATTACTTGAACCGATAAAAGTCTTTTTAGTAGATTTTTTAGAATTAAAGTATATGAATAATGCAATTATTAGAATTAAAGAACTTTTAGAGTTACAGACAATTAAAGTTAGGAAGTCAAATAAAGAAATAAAGAATTATGAAATAAGTTTTGAGAATGTATCTTTTTCCTATAAAAATAAAGAAGTTTTAAAGAATATAAGTTTAACTTTTCCTTGTAATAATATAAGTGCTTTAGTTGGATTAAGTGGTGAAGGTAAAACTACAATATTAAGTCTTATTGCAAGATTTTGGGATATAGATAAAGGAGAGATTAAAATAGGAGGTAAAAATATAAAAGAAATTCCTTTAGAAAGTTTATATTCAAGTATAAGTCAAGTTTTTCAAGAAGTATATTTATTTGATGATACTATTTATAATAATATTAAAATAGCAAAAGAAAATGCGACTGAAAAAGAAATCGTAGAAGCATGCAAAAAAGCAAATTGTTTACAGTTTATTGAAAAACTAGAAAAAGGTTTTGAAACAAAAGTAGGAGAGAAGGGAGTAAATTTAAGTGGTGGGGAAAAACAAAGAATAAGTATTGCCCGAGCTTTCTTAAAAGATGCACCTATTTTACTTTTAGATGAAGCAACATCTTCTCTTGATAGTATAAATGAGTATTTTATTCAGGAATCTATTTATAAATTAACTAAAAATAAAACAGTAATTATAATAGCACATAAACTAAAAATATTAAAAGGTATAGAAAATATATATGTATTACATAATAAAGAACTTGTACAAAGAGGAAGTTTTGAAGTTTTATCTAAAAGTGAAGGCTTATTTAAAGAACTATTATCTTATCAAGATAGAAGCCTAAATTGGGAAATAAGTTAA